GGAAGCGCTTCTGGTCGCGCCGCAGGCGTTCACGCCGGAGTCGGGCGAGTATCTCGGCCTCCATGCCGTTGCCAACCAGCTCGCGCATGCCAACACCCGCGAGGCGTTGCGCGGCACGGTGGACAACCTGTGGGCGCTGGCGGTGGCGATCGAGGACAAGAACGTCACCGATGTCGAGAAGGCGTTGCGCGCGGCGCAGGATGCGCTGAAGCAGGCGCTGGAACGCGGCGCGAGCGACGAGGAAATCAGGAAGCTCACGCAGGATCTGCGCGCGGCGCTGAGCGACTATCTGCGGCAACTGGCGCAGCAGTTGCAAAAGAATCCGCAGGAACTGGCGCGCCCGCTCGACCGCAACGCGCGGGTGATGAGCGAGCAGGATCTCAAGGCGATGATCGACCGCATGGAGCGTCTGGCGCGTTCCGGCGACAAGGAGGCAGCCCAGCAACTGCTCGAACAGATGCAGCAGATGCTGGAAAACCTGCAAATGGCGCAGCCGGGGCAGGGCGATCAGGACATGCAGCAGGCGCTCAACGAATTGAGCGATCTCGCCCGCAAGCAGCAGCAGTTGCGCGATAGGACCTATAACGAGGGGCAGAATTCGCGCAATTCGCATCGCGATCAGCAGGACGGCCGCAGCGCGATGGGCGATCTGCAACGCGAGCAGCAGAACCTGCGCGACCGCTTGCAGAAGCTGCTCGACGGCATGAAGCAGAAGGGCATGATGCCCCAGCAGGGCGGCAAACAGCCCGGCGAGAACGGCGAGTTGAGCGAGAGCAATCCGCTCGGCGACGCCGACAACGCGATGGGCGAAGCGGGAGGCCAGCTCGGTCAGGGCAGCGCAAGTGGCGCAACGGATGCGCAGGGTCGCGCGGTCGATGCGTTGAAGAAGGGCGCGCAGAATCTCGCGCAGCAGAATCAGGGCGAGGGCGAAGGCCAACAGGGCAATCGCTTCGGCCAGCGCCAGAGCGGTGGGCAGGAGACCGATCCGCTCGGGCGGCCGCTGAAGGGGCGCGATTACAGCGACGACCAGAGCGTGAAGATTCCCGGCGAGATCGACGTGCAGCGCGTCCGCCGCATTCTGGAAGAACTGCGGCGGCGGCTCGGCGACTCGTACCGTCCGCAGATCGAACTCGACTACATCGAGCGGCTGTTGAAGGACTATTGAGCGTCGGGCCGCGAGGCCAGCGCGTCGGCGACGGCGGTGCGGATGTCGGCGATCGCGAACGGTTTCGTCACCACGTCATGTACGATGGCCTCGAGACCCGAGGCGCGTTCGCGCTGGTCGGCAAAGCCGGTCATCAGGAGGATCGTGAGCTTCGGGTAGTCGCGCGCGACCGCGAGCGCGAGCGCGATGCCGTCCATCACCGGCATCTTGATGTCGGTCAGCAGCAGGTCGAACGCGCCGTCGGCGCGGGTGATGATGTCGAGGGCCTCCGCGCCGTCCTCGGCGGTCGTGATGTCGTGGCCGTCCATCGCGATGGCGCGGGCGACGAGGAGGCGCATCGACTCCTCGTCGTCGGCGATCAGGATTTTCGCCATCAGGTCGCCCCGGCCCCGATATCCCGGCGCTGGAAGAACCGGACGGCGATTTCCCGGCCTTCTGCTGGCGGCGAGGCGAGACGGGATTTGAACGCCAGCCGCTCGTTGGCCTTCAGCACCGGCTGCTCCAGCACGGAATTCCATGCGTAGATATCGGCGCCGTTCTGGTCGCGGACGATGAAGCGCAGGCGCGGCAGTTCGACCGGCTTGCGGGTGATGTTTTTCATCGCCCCCTGAATTACCAGCACGGATTTGCCGTTCACCATCTCCGAGGAGAGCTTGAGCTTGTCGAACTCAAGCCCGCGCAGATTGACGCCGAGCCCCGTCATTTTGAAGAACGGGCCGGTCTGCGGCATCAGCCGCACGACATCGGCGCGCCAGATAATGAGGCCAAGACAGACGGCCGCCATCGCGGTGCTGATGAAAGCCAGGCTGACCTTCGGCAGCCGCAGGTGCGGCACGCCCGGAATGCGGGATGCGATGCCGGACACGGCAGGAGCATGGAGGACAGGCCGCAGCGGGCGCAGCAGGCTTTGCAGCCATTCCGGGGCGCGGGAAGCGCGAGGTTCATCCTCGCCATCGATTGCCTCGTGAGCGGCATATTCATCCCGCCAGTCCGCTGCGATCGAGGGGCTTTGAACGTGAGGGGTTTCCTCCTCTCGGACCGGCGTTTCCGCCGCCAGACCCCAGCCCGCATCGACCTCCTCGAACGGGTCGGGGCCCGCCATCGCGGAGGCGGATTCCGGCTTCGCGAGCCAGGTCTCGCCGCAGCGCGCGCAGCGGACATTGCGGCCGGCGGCGCCGAATTTGGACGAGTCCACGTCGTAGAATGTCGTACAATGGGGACAGATGATCTGCATAAATCGAATCGCCGAGAGTGAGCCGCCCGCAGTCTATGCGGCGTCCGTTAACGAATCGGAAACCATAACGGCCCCAAGACTGGTACCGAGACTGGCGAGAGATATTTCCCTGCTTCGCGGCGGAATTGTTCCCGCCATGGAATTCGCGCCCCTTTCCGAACGGAGCTGAGCTTGGTCCGATTCGAAAATGTCGGTTTGCGCTATGGGCTTGGTCCGGAGGTGTTGCGGGATCTGACCTTCCAGATACCGGCGCATTCCTTTCAGTTCCTCACCGGCCCTTCCGGCGCGGGCAAGACCTCGCTGCTGCGGATGCTGTTCCTGTCGCTGCGGCCGACGCGCGGCCTCGTCAACATGTTCGGGCAGGATATCTCGCTCCTGGACAAGAATGCCATCGCGCGGCTGCGCCAGCGCATCGGCATCGTGTTGCAGGACTTCCGCCTGCTCGATCACATGACGACGTATGAGAACGTGGCGCTGCCGTTCCGCGTCATGGGCAAGGATGAATCGAGCTATCGCCGCGAGGTGATCGATCTGCTGAAATGGGTCGGCCTCGGCGAGCGGATGGATGCATTGCCGCCGATCCTGTCCGGCGGCGAGAAGCAGCGCGCGGCGATCGCGCGTGCGGTGATCGCGCGGCCGCAGATTCTGCTCGCCGACGAGCCCACCGGCAACGTCGATCCGTCGCTGGCGCGGCGGCTGCTCAATCTCTTCATCCAGCTCAACAAGACCGGGACCGCCGTCATCATCGCCACCCACGATATCGCCTTGATGGATCAGTATCAGGCGCGCCGCATGGTCCTTCATGAATCCAGGCTGCATATCTATGAGTAGGCTTTTCGCTCGGGTGCACCGCCGTGACTGATGCGCGCTACCAGACCGGGGACGATGGGCCGTCGCGCAACGTCTCGCCGATCGTGCCGCGCGGCTCGATGTCCGGCCGGGCGCTGGTCGCGGTGGTCGCGATCATGACGTTTCTCGCCTCCATCACCACCGGCGCGGTGCTGCTGGTGCGGGCCTCCGCCGCCCAATGGCAGTCGGATGTCGCGAGCGAAATCACCATTCAGGTGCGTGCGACCTCCGGGCGCGATATCGACCGCGACGTCAAGGCGGTGACCGACGCCGTGCGCGGCGAGAGCGGCATCGTCGATGCGCGCGCTTTCACCAAGGAAGAATCCGCCAAGCTGCTCGAGCCATGGCTCGGCACCGGCTTTTCCATCGACGACCTGCCGGTGCCGCGCATCATCGTGGCGCGGGTCGGCGGCGCGATCGACATCGCGGGGCTGCAACAGCGCCTCGTGGCGATCGCGCCCTCGGCGACGGTGGATGACCATCGGGCATGGATCGAGCGGATGCGCTCGATGAGCAGCGCGATCGTGCTGGCGGGAACGGGCGTTCTCGCCCTTGTGATCCTTGCCACCGTGATCTCGGTGTCGTTCGCCACCCGCGGCGCGATGTCCGCCAACCGGCCGATTGTCGAGGTGCTGCATTTCGTCGGCGCGCAGGACCGCTTCATCGCCAATCGTTTCTTCCGGCACTTCCTTCAACTGGGCCTCGAAGGCGGCGCGATCGGCGGCATAGCCGCGATTCTGGTGTTCGGATTCTCGGAATCCATCGCAAGCTGGTTTTCCGGCACCCCGGCCGGCGACCAGTTCGCGGCACTCCTCGGCACCTTCGCGCTGCCGGCATCCGGATATCTCGTGCTCGCGGGGCAGGCGATGCTGATTGCCGCCGTCACGGCATGGGCGTCGCGCCGCACGCTGTTCGCGACCCTCGACGAGATCGATTGAGAC
The nucleotide sequence above comes from [Pseudomonas] carboxydohydrogena. Encoded proteins:
- a CDS encoding response regulator, whose product is MAKILIADDEESMRLLVARAIAMDGHDITTAEDGAEALDIITRADGAFDLLLTDIKMPVMDGIALALAVARDYPKLTILLMTGFADQRERASGLEAIVHDVVTKPFAIADIRTAVADALASRPDAQ
- a CDS encoding MJ0042-type zinc finger domain-containing protein; translated protein: MQIICPHCTTFYDVDSSKFGAAGRNVRCARCGETWLAKPESASAMAGPDPFEEVDAGWGLAAETPVREEETPHVQSPSIAADWRDEYAAHEAIDGEDEPRASRAPEWLQSLLRPLRPVLHAPAVSGIASRIPGVPHLRLPKVSLAFISTAMAAVCLGLIIWRADVVRLMPQTGPFFKMTGLGVNLRGLEFDKLKLSSEMVNGKSVLVIQGAMKNITRKPVELPRLRFIVRDQNGADIYAWNSVLEQPVLKANERLAFKSRLASPPAEGREIAVRFFQRRDIGAGAT
- the ftsE gene encoding cell division ATP-binding protein FtsE codes for the protein MVRFENVGLRYGLGPEVLRDLTFQIPAHSFQFLTGPSGAGKTSLLRMLFLSLRPTRGLVNMFGQDISLLDKNAIARLRQRIGIVLQDFRLLDHMTTYENVALPFRVMGKDESSYRREVIDLLKWVGLGERMDALPPILSGGEKQRAAIARAVIARPQILLADEPTGNVDPSLARRLLNLFIQLNKTGTAVIIATHDIALMDQYQARRMVLHESRLHIYE
- a CDS encoding cell division protein FtsX translates to MTDARYQTGDDGPSRNVSPIVPRGSMSGRALVAVVAIMTFLASITTGAVLLVRASAAQWQSDVASEITIQVRATSGRDIDRDVKAVTDAVRGESGIVDARAFTKEESAKLLEPWLGTGFSIDDLPVPRIIVARVGGAIDIAGLQQRLVAIAPSATVDDHRAWIERMRSMSSAIVLAGTGVLALVILATVISVSFATRGAMSANRPIVEVLHFVGAQDRFIANRFFRHFLQLGLEGGAIGGIAAILVFGFSESIASWFSGTPAGDQFAALLGTFALPASGYLVLAGQAMLIAAVTAWASRRTLFATLDEID